The following DNA comes from Catenulispora sp. GP43.
CCGAGGTCGGCAAGCCGGTCAACGTCCTGGCCGGCGGCGCGCGCCTGACCGCGACCGTCGAGCAGCTCGGCGAGTGGGGCGTGCGCCGCATCAGCCTCGGCTCGAACCTCGCGCGCGCCGCGATGAGCGCGGCCGTCGGCGCGGCGCGGGAGATCGCCGAGCACGGGACGTTCGAGTTCGGCAAGAGCGGGGTGCTGCCGCACGCCGACATCGAGAAGTACTTCGGCTGAGCCGGGCTGACAGGATGTCGGGCATGCAGACCGACCCGATCGTCATCACCGCCCACGGCCTGACACTCCGGGAGTGGACCGAGGATGACGTGCCCGCGATGCCCGAGCTCTTCGACGATCCCGAGGTGGCGTACCGGACGCCCCTGGAGTCGCCGTTCGACGAAGCCGCCGCGCTGCGCTACCTGCGCGGCGTGCAGACGGCGCGCAAGGAGAACAGGCGTCTGCATCTGGCGATCACCCTCGACGGGCAGAAGGCACTCGGCGAGGTCCTGCTCGGCTTCACCAGCGGCAGCATCGGGTACGCCGTCGGCACGGCCCACCGGGGACAGCGGCTGGCGACCCGCTCCCTGCAAGCCCTGACCGAGTACGCGCACACCAGCCTCGGCCTGCCGGTGGTGCTCCTGGAGATCGAGGCCGACAACGACGCCAGCGCCGCCGTCGCGCGGGCGGCCGGCTTCGAGCCCTGCGACGCCGAACCCGACACGGTCACCGACAAGGGCCGGACCTACGAGCTGTTCAAGTGGGAGCACCGCCGCGGCCCTGAAGCGGCCGTCGCTCCGTAGTGCTGTGACGTAGTGCTGTGACCGACAAGACCCACCGGGTCTGCGGTTGACCTCGCGGCGGGGGTGTGGGGTTCCCCGAGATGATCACGAGGAAGCCGTTCCGCGCGACCAGGGTGCGCAGCGCCGAGCGGACCGCTGCCGCCCGGTCGTCGGCACCCCGGAAGCAGACACCGCCATCACGCGCCGGCCGGGGTGCGCGGGTCGAGCGCGACTCCGGTCTGGCTCTCGGAGACCTCCCAGAGTTTCGCCACCGCCCGGTCCATCCCGATCCTGCGCAGGATCGGCTTGCGGATCGGAGCCCCGTTGCTGACGAACATCGGGCCGTAGAACTCGCCGCCCTTGGCCGTCGGGTCGGTGGCCGCGCGCAGCTGGGACAGCGCTCCCTTGTCCGGGGACATGCCGGTGCGCTGGGCCAGGGCATGGAAGAAGCGCTGCGAGGCGCCGCCGCCGGAGCCCTGCACGCTGACCGCCTGCAGGTCGGTGTCGGA
Coding sequences within:
- a CDS encoding GNAT family N-acetyltransferase, which translates into the protein MQTDPIVITAHGLTLREWTEDDVPAMPELFDDPEVAYRTPLESPFDEAAALRYLRGVQTARKENRRLHLAITLDGQKALGEVLLGFTSGSIGYAVGTAHRGQRLATRSLQALTEYAHTSLGLPVVLLEIEADNDASAAVARAAGFEPCDAEPDTVTDKGRTYELFKWEHRRGPEAAVAP